A single region of the Gopherus evgoodei ecotype Sinaloan lineage chromosome 3, rGopEvg1_v1.p, whole genome shotgun sequence genome encodes:
- the SSTR4 gene encoding somatostatin receptor type 4 — protein MSTDASHLPAGSQEASRAMWTPSSWMASDVPPNTSASLAQLDQRQRAEEWGGTIGEIAGTVVIQCIYALVCLLGLLGNSLVIFVILRYAKMKTATNIYLLNLAIADELLMLSIPFVATSAALHHWPFGRALCRTVLGVDGLNMFTSVFCLTVLSLDRYIAVVHPLRAATYRRPRVAKMVNGGVWLLSLLVASPIPIFAGTAATHDGRAMACNLLWPSPAWSAAFVVYTTLLGFLLPVLAMGLCYLLIVGKMRAVAQRVGWQQRRRSEGKLTRLVLIVVAMFVVCWMPFYVVQLVNLLLPGHLDATVNNASVILSYSNSCANPILYGFLSENFRHSFHGVLRRCCDASFCCCCHPDLGAAEEEEEEEPLDYCAIPKGEETSKGGMCPSLHCQREPVHPEPCCTPGTLLAKTTTF, from the coding sequence ATGAGCACCGATGCCAGCCACCTGCCTGCGGGATCCCAAGAGGCAAGCAGGGCTATGTGGACTCCATCCAGCTGGATGGCTTCCGACGTCCCTCCCAACACCAGTGCCTCCTTGGCACAGCTGGATCAGCGGCAAAGGGCGGAGGAGTGGGGTGGCACTATCGGAGAGATTGCGGGCACGGTAGTGATCCAGTGTATCTATGCCCTGGTGTGCCTGCTAGGCCTGCTCGGCAACTCACTGGTGATCTTCGTCATCCTGCGCTATGCCAAGATGAAGACAGCCACCAACATTTACCTGCTCAACCTGGCCATTGCCGATGAGCTCCTCATGCTCAGCATCCCCTTCGTGGCGACCTCAGCAGCGCTGCACCACTGGCCCTTCGGCCGGGCCCTGTGCCGCACCGTGCTGGGTGTGGACGGGCTTAACATGTTCACTAGTGTCTTCTGCCTGACCGTGCTCAGCCTGGATCGCTACATTGCTGTGGTGCACCCACTGCGGGCAGCCACCTATCGCCGGCCCAGGGTGGCCAAGATGGTCAACGGAGGGGTCTGGCTGCTCTCGCTTCTGGTGGCCTCACCCATCCCCATCTTTGCCGGCACAGCCGCCACACACGACGGCCGAGCAATGGCCTGCAACCTGCTGTGGCCTAGTCCGGCCTGGTCAGCTGCCTTTGTGGTCTACACGACTTTGCTGGGTTTCCTGCTGCCGGTGCTGGCCATGGGCCTCTGCTACCTGCTGATTGTGGGCAAGATGCGGGCGGTGGCTcagcgggtgggctggcagcaGCGGCGGCGCTCGGAGGGGAAGCTGACCCGGCTGGTGTTGATCGTGGTGGCCATGTTCGTCGTGTGCTGGATGCCCTTTTATGTGGTTCAGCTGGTGAacctgctgctgcctggccacCTGGATGCCACGGTGAACAATGCCTCTGTCATTCTCAGCTACTCCAACAGCTGCGCCAACCCCATCCTCTATGGCTTCCTCTCGGAGAACTTCAGGCACTCCTTCCATGGGGTGCTGCGACGGTGCTGCGACgccagcttctgctgctgctgccacccagaCCTGGGTGCcgctgaggaggaagaggaggaggagccgctAGATTACTGTGCCATCCCCAAGGGGGAGGAGACGAGCAAAGGTGGCATGTGCCCATCTTTGCATTGCCAGCGGGAGCCTGTGCACCCTGAGCCCTGCTGTACGCCTGGCACCCTCCTTGCAAAGACCACCACCTTCTAG
- the THBD gene encoding thrombomodulin gives MLRLCLALVATAQLGRSAPAPPQPAGVQCLEHVCFGVFWGRQRFPGAGRLCQAGGGQLMTVRSTVAEAAIALLVRNRSDASLWIGLQLPAGQACSDPARPLRGFRWVTGDERTDYTRWRPGGRVCGSQCVSVAAPELTWEEKRCDSEADGFLCEYSYPGTCPKLSPGAGMAVTYTTPFGAQDSDLLVLPPQTTASVPALGVELVCQEHSSGGMRWSSASPGAWHCQLENGGCEASCQWDGGTPRCTCPHGKQLDQDQRSCSSLCANAPCEHHCIPLTVNFTCMCHEGYELAEDGISCRDIDDCKTKPDLCDQVCINTDGGFRCQCHSGYELVEGKCEDVIDCYEEKCHHWCVDVPGGYKCSCFSGYAPSPQDPNKCVQFCNQTECPADCDPHTQDTCYCPDGFVLDHYNGSTKMCVDIDECEQSYCDQLCTNKPGSYTCHCREGYSLHKEHKCISEDEFSGETDSYPTTAAPTHVPPKSDSLRPGVLIGISIGILSTILVLMAILYHLMKKHFPGHGAMDYKCSNRTEKEVVLQQVPLGCPSATQKL, from the coding sequence ATGCTGCGGCTCTGCCTGGCGCTGGTGGCCACGGCCCAGCTCGGGCGCTCGGCTCCCGCCCCGCCGCAGCCCGCGGGCGTTCAATGCCTCGAGCACGTCTGCTTCGGCGTGTTCTGGGGGCGCCAGCGGTTCCCCGGCGCCGGCCGGCTCTGCCAGGCCGGCGGGGGGCAGCTCATGACGGTGCGCTCCACGGTGGCGGAGGCCGCCATCGCCCTGCTGGTGCGGAACCGGAGCGACGCCAGCCTGTGGATCGGGCTGCAGCTGCCCGCGGGCCAGGCGTGCTCGGACCCCGCCCGCCCGCTGCGGGGGTTCCGCTGGGTCACGGGCGACGAGCGCACGGACTACACCCGATGGAGGCCGGGCGGCCGCGTCTGCGGGTCCCAATGTGTCTCCGTGGCGGCCCCGGAGCTCACTTGGGAGGAGAAGCGGTGTGACTCCGAAGCAGACGGTTTCCTGTGTGAGTACAGTTACCCCGGCACGTGCCCCAAGCTCTCCCCCGGGGCAGGCATGGCGGTGACCTACACCACCCCCTTCGGGGCGCAGGACAGTGACCTTCTGGTCCTCCCTCCCCAAACCACTGCCTCGGTCCCGGCCCTGGGCGTGGAGCTGGTGTGCCAGGAGCACAGCAGCGGGGGCATGCGGTGGAGCTCCGCCAGCCCCGGGGCCTGGCACTGCCAGCTGGAGAATGGCGGGTGCGAGGCTTCGTGCCAGTGGGATGGCGGGACCCCGCGCTGCACCTGCCCCCATGGGAAGCAGCTGGACCAGGACCAACGCAGCTGCTCTTCCCTGTGTGCCAACGCCCCCTGCGAGCACCACTGCATCCCACTCACCGTGAACTTCACTTGCATGTGCCACGAGGGCTATGAGCTGGCTGAGGATGGCATCAGCTGCAGAGACATCGATGACTGTAAAACCAAACCGGACCTTTGTGACCAAGTGTGCATCAACACCGACGGGGGCTTCCGCTGCCAGTGCCACTCGGGCTATGAGCTGGTGGAGGGCAAATGTGAGGACGTGATCGATTGCTACGAAGAGAAATGTCACCACTGGTGTGTTGATGTCCCCGGGGGTTACAAGTGCAGCTGCTTCAGCGGATACGCCccatccccccaggaccccaacaAATGTGTCCAATTTTGCAACCAGACTGAATGCCCAGCAGACTGTGATCCGCATACACAGGATACCTGCTACTGCCCCGATGGCTTTGTTCTGGATCACTACAATGGTAGTACAAAGATGTGTGTTGATATTGACGAGTGTGAGCAAAGCTATTGTGATCAGCTGTGCACGAATAAGCCAGGCAGCTACACGTGTCATTGCCGGGAGGGGTACAGCCTCCACAAAGAGCACAAGTGTATTTCTGAAGATGAGTTTTCAGGTGAGACAGATTCCTACCCAACAACAGCAGCCCCCACCCATGTCCCACCGAAGTCAGACAGCCTCCGCCCTGGAGTGCTGATCGGAATCAGCATTGGCATCTTGTCCACAATTTTGGTCCTGATGGCCATTCTCTACCACCTGATGAAGAAGCACTTCCCAGGTCATGGAGCCATGGATTATAAATGTAGCAACAGGACAGAAAAGGAAGTGGTGCTGCAACAAGTCCCCCTGGGATGCCCCTCTGCTACCCAGAAACTGTAA